A single genomic interval of Anser cygnoides isolate HZ-2024a breed goose chromosome 7, Taihu_goose_T2T_genome, whole genome shotgun sequence harbors:
- the NFKB2 gene encoding nuclear factor NF-kappa-B p100 subunit isoform X1 codes for MDEHFQPCLDGIDYDDFSFGTHMMEQKEPLMQTVEGPYLIIIEQPKQRGFRFRYGCEGPSHGGLPGASSEKGRKTYPTVKICNYIGMARIEVDLVTHSDPPRVHAHSLVGKQCNEAGNCVAIVGPKDMTAQFSNLGVLHVTKKNMMEIMKEKLKQQKIRNTNSLLTEAELREIELEAKELKKVMDLSIVRLRFTAYLRDSSGNFTLALQPVISDPIHDSKSPGASNLKISRMDKTAGSVRGGDEVYLLCDKVQKDDIEVRFYEDDENGWQAFGDFSPTDVHKQYAIVFRTPPYHKPKIDRPVTVFLQLKRKRGGDVSDSKQFTYYPVVEDKEEVERKRKKVLPQFPQHFGGGSHMGGAGGGAGGFGSGGGGNLSFPYSPGLAYNSIYSTGPHPVGGYQGGVQMKAPSVDGDEGDRQVPTDSVYCKELQKHAQICHLWMLALARRNAHALLDYSVTADPRMLLAVQRHLAASQDENGDTPLHLAIIHEQTAVIKQLIDVVVSIPSPQIINITNNLQQTPLHLAVITKQPQVVQLLLQARADPTLLDRYGNSLLHLALHTGDEEMVRTLLTHLGAAAPYLLRLPNFYGLLPVHLAVKAKSPACLDLLVRKGADVNATEMQGGRTPLHLAVEMENLNMATHLVKKLGADVNSRTFAGNTPLHLAAGLGSPTLTKLLLKAGADVLNENDEPISPSSSEASSDTDADPEEQEVSMELGEPSPATPRGPSPHPDPEEEQEETGPRPRRCHTPLDLTRSQKVRDILLQASQPGPKAELTAAPRAGNVLSLDNDALQGLEQLLNQDSSGSDWMELAKRLGLCSLVETYKDTPSPSVSLLRSYELAGGSLGGLLEALDSMGLRKAVRMLRKTEAQEKLQSTEIKEDSAYGSESVEEEQVPALALKPGPVPAGELPHSQQQQVH; via the exons ATGGACGAGCACTTCCAGCCC TGCCTGGATGGGATCGACTACGACGACTTCAGTTTCGGCACCCACATGATGGAGCAGAAGGAGCCCCTGATGCAGACGG TAGAAGGCCCCTACCTGATCATCATCGAGCAGCCGAAGCAG CGGGGTTTCCGATTTCGGTATGGCTGCGAGGGCCCTTCACAcggggggctgccgggagcATCCAGCGAGAAGGGGCGCAAGACGTACCCCACTGTCAAG ATCTGCAACTACATAGGGATGGCCCGGATCGAGGTGGACCTGGTGACACACAGCGACCCTCCCCGCGTCCACGCCCACAGCCTGGTGGGCAAGCAGTGCAACGAGGCCGGCAACTGCGTGGCCATCGTGGGACCCAAGGACATGACCGCGCA GTTCAGCAACCTGGGTGTGCTGCACGTCACCAAGAAGAACATGATGGAGATCATgaaggaaaagctgaagcagcagaagaTTCGCAACACGAATAGCCTGCTGACAg AAGCCGAGCTGCGAGAGATCGAGCTGGAGGCGAAGGAGCTGAAGAAGGTGATGGACCTCAGCATCGTGCGGTTGCGCTTCACCGCCTACCTTCGTGACAGCAGCGGGAACTTCACGCTGGCCCTGCAGCCCGTCATCTCAGACCCCATCCACGacagca AGTCCCCTGGAGCTTCCAACCTGAAGATCTCGCGGATGGATAAGACGGCAGGCTCGGTGCGGGGCGGGGATGAGGTCTACTTGCTGTGCGACAAGGTCCAGAAAG aTGACATTGAGGTGCGCTTCTACGAGGATGATGAGAACGGCTGGCAGGCCTTCGGGGACTTCTCCCCCACGGACGTGCACAAGCAG TACGCCATCGTCTTCCGCACGCCCCCCTACCACAAGCCCAAGATCGACCGTCCCGTCACCGTCTTCCTGCAGCTGAAGCGGAAGCGAGGGGGGGACGTGAGCGACTCGAAGCAGTTCACCTACTACCCCGTGGTGGAAG ataaggaggaggtggagaggaagCGCAAGAAAGTCCTGCCCCAGTTTCCCCAGCACTTCGGTGGGGGCTCGCATATGGGGGGAGccggcggcggtgccgggggctTCGGATCGGGAGGAG GTGGGAACCTCAGCTTCCCCTACTCGCCTGGGCTGGCGTACAACAGCATCTACTCGACCGGCCCGCACCCCGTGGGGGGGTACCAGGGCGGCGTGCAGATGAAGGCCCCCAGCGTGGACGGGGATGAGGGCGACAGGCAGGTGCCTACGGACAGCGTATactgcaaggagctgcagaagcaCG CCCAGATCTGTCACCTGTGGATGCTGGCCCTGGCGCGCCGCAACGCTCACGCCCTGCTCGACTACTCGGTCACCGCAGACCCCCgcatgctgctggctgtccAGAGGCACCTGGCTGCCTCGCAGGACGAGAACGGGGACAC GCCTTTGCACCTTGCTATTATCCACGAGCAGACGGCTGTGATCAAGCAGCTGATCGACGTGGTCGTTAGCATCCCCAGCCCTCAGATCATCAACATCACCAACAACCTGCAGCAG ACGCCGCTGCACTTGGCGGTCATCACCAAGCAGCCCCAGGtggtgcagctcctgctgcaagcCCGCGCAGACCCCACCTTGCTGGACCGCTACGGCAATTCCCTGCTGCACCTGGCGCTCCACACGGGCGATGAAGAGATGGTGAGGACGCTGCTGACCCACCTGGGTGCGGCTGCCCCGTACCTGCTGCGCCTGCCCAACTTCTACg gcctCCTGCCCGTGCACCTGGCCGTGAAGGCGAAGAGCCCGGCCTGCCTGGACCTGCTGGTCAGGAAGGGGGCGGACGTGAACGCCACGGAGATGCAGGGCGGGAGGACCCCGCTGCACCTGGCCGTGGAGATGGAGAACCTCAACATGGCCACCCACCTGGTGAAGAAG CTGGGAGCAGATGTCAACAGCCGGACCTTCGCTGGGAACACCCCCCTGCACCTGGCCGCCGGCCTGGGCTCCCCCACGCTCACCAAGCTGCTCCTCAAAGCAG GGGCAGATGTGCTGAACGAGAACGACGAGCCCATCAGCCCCTCCTCATCGGAGGCAAGCAGCGACACGGATGCCGACCCCGAGGAGCAGGAGGTGagcatggagctgggggagccGTCCCCAGCCACGCCGCGTGGCCCCAGCCCCCATCCCGACcctgaggaggagcaggaggagacaGGGCCCCGACCGCGCCGCTGCCACACGCCGTTGGACCTGACCCGCAGCCAGAAG GTGCGGGACATCCTGCTGCAAGCCTCCCAGCCAGGCCCCAAGGCGGAGCTGACCGCTGCCCCCCGTGCAG GGAACGTCCTGTCCCTGGACAACGACGCGCTGCAGGGCTTGGAGCAGCTGCTGAACCAGGACAGCAGCGGGTCTGACTGGATGGAGCTGGCCAAGcggctggggctctgcagcctgGTGGAGACCTACAAGGACACCCCCTCGCCCAGCGTCAGCCTGCTGCGCAGCTACGAG CTGGCCGGGGGCAGCCtgggagggctgctggaggcGCTGGACTCCATGGGGCTGCGCAAGGCCGTCAGGATGCTGCGCAAAACCGAGGCGCAGGAGAAGCTGCAAAGCACAG AGATCAAGGAGGACAGCGCCTACGGGAGCGAGTcggtggaggaggagcaggtgCCTGCCCTGGCCCTGAAGCCAGGGCCGGTGCCAGCAGGcgagctgccccacagccagcagcagcaggtgcactga
- the NFKB2 gene encoding nuclear factor NF-kappa-B p100 subunit isoform X2, with protein MDEHFQPCLDGIDYDDFSFGTHMMEQKEPLMQTEGPYLIIIEQPKQRGFRFRYGCEGPSHGGLPGASSEKGRKTYPTVKICNYIGMARIEVDLVTHSDPPRVHAHSLVGKQCNEAGNCVAIVGPKDMTAQFSNLGVLHVTKKNMMEIMKEKLKQQKIRNTNSLLTEAELREIELEAKELKKVMDLSIVRLRFTAYLRDSSGNFTLALQPVISDPIHDSKSPGASNLKISRMDKTAGSVRGGDEVYLLCDKVQKDDIEVRFYEDDENGWQAFGDFSPTDVHKQYAIVFRTPPYHKPKIDRPVTVFLQLKRKRGGDVSDSKQFTYYPVVEDKEEVERKRKKVLPQFPQHFGGGSHMGGAGGGAGGFGSGGGGNLSFPYSPGLAYNSIYSTGPHPVGGYQGGVQMKAPSVDGDEGDRQVPTDSVYCKELQKHAQICHLWMLALARRNAHALLDYSVTADPRMLLAVQRHLAASQDENGDTPLHLAIIHEQTAVIKQLIDVVVSIPSPQIINITNNLQQTPLHLAVITKQPQVVQLLLQARADPTLLDRYGNSLLHLALHTGDEEMVRTLLTHLGAAAPYLLRLPNFYGLLPVHLAVKAKSPACLDLLVRKGADVNATEMQGGRTPLHLAVEMENLNMATHLVKKLGADVNSRTFAGNTPLHLAAGLGSPTLTKLLLKAGADVLNENDEPISPSSSEASSDTDADPEEQEVSMELGEPSPATPRGPSPHPDPEEEQEETGPRPRRCHTPLDLTRSQKVRDILLQASQPGPKAELTAAPRAGNVLSLDNDALQGLEQLLNQDSSGSDWMELAKRLGLCSLVETYKDTPSPSVSLLRSYELAGGSLGGLLEALDSMGLRKAVRMLRKTEAQEKLQSTEIKEDSAYGSESVEEEQVPALALKPGPVPAGELPHSQQQQVH; from the exons ATGGACGAGCACTTCCAGCCC TGCCTGGATGGGATCGACTACGACGACTTCAGTTTCGGCACCCACATGATGGAGCAGAAGGAGCCCCTGATGCAGACGG AAGGCCCCTACCTGATCATCATCGAGCAGCCGAAGCAG CGGGGTTTCCGATTTCGGTATGGCTGCGAGGGCCCTTCACAcggggggctgccgggagcATCCAGCGAGAAGGGGCGCAAGACGTACCCCACTGTCAAG ATCTGCAACTACATAGGGATGGCCCGGATCGAGGTGGACCTGGTGACACACAGCGACCCTCCCCGCGTCCACGCCCACAGCCTGGTGGGCAAGCAGTGCAACGAGGCCGGCAACTGCGTGGCCATCGTGGGACCCAAGGACATGACCGCGCA GTTCAGCAACCTGGGTGTGCTGCACGTCACCAAGAAGAACATGATGGAGATCATgaaggaaaagctgaagcagcagaagaTTCGCAACACGAATAGCCTGCTGACAg AAGCCGAGCTGCGAGAGATCGAGCTGGAGGCGAAGGAGCTGAAGAAGGTGATGGACCTCAGCATCGTGCGGTTGCGCTTCACCGCCTACCTTCGTGACAGCAGCGGGAACTTCACGCTGGCCCTGCAGCCCGTCATCTCAGACCCCATCCACGacagca AGTCCCCTGGAGCTTCCAACCTGAAGATCTCGCGGATGGATAAGACGGCAGGCTCGGTGCGGGGCGGGGATGAGGTCTACTTGCTGTGCGACAAGGTCCAGAAAG aTGACATTGAGGTGCGCTTCTACGAGGATGATGAGAACGGCTGGCAGGCCTTCGGGGACTTCTCCCCCACGGACGTGCACAAGCAG TACGCCATCGTCTTCCGCACGCCCCCCTACCACAAGCCCAAGATCGACCGTCCCGTCACCGTCTTCCTGCAGCTGAAGCGGAAGCGAGGGGGGGACGTGAGCGACTCGAAGCAGTTCACCTACTACCCCGTGGTGGAAG ataaggaggaggtggagaggaagCGCAAGAAAGTCCTGCCCCAGTTTCCCCAGCACTTCGGTGGGGGCTCGCATATGGGGGGAGccggcggcggtgccgggggctTCGGATCGGGAGGAG GTGGGAACCTCAGCTTCCCCTACTCGCCTGGGCTGGCGTACAACAGCATCTACTCGACCGGCCCGCACCCCGTGGGGGGGTACCAGGGCGGCGTGCAGATGAAGGCCCCCAGCGTGGACGGGGATGAGGGCGACAGGCAGGTGCCTACGGACAGCGTATactgcaaggagctgcagaagcaCG CCCAGATCTGTCACCTGTGGATGCTGGCCCTGGCGCGCCGCAACGCTCACGCCCTGCTCGACTACTCGGTCACCGCAGACCCCCgcatgctgctggctgtccAGAGGCACCTGGCTGCCTCGCAGGACGAGAACGGGGACAC GCCTTTGCACCTTGCTATTATCCACGAGCAGACGGCTGTGATCAAGCAGCTGATCGACGTGGTCGTTAGCATCCCCAGCCCTCAGATCATCAACATCACCAACAACCTGCAGCAG ACGCCGCTGCACTTGGCGGTCATCACCAAGCAGCCCCAGGtggtgcagctcctgctgcaagcCCGCGCAGACCCCACCTTGCTGGACCGCTACGGCAATTCCCTGCTGCACCTGGCGCTCCACACGGGCGATGAAGAGATGGTGAGGACGCTGCTGACCCACCTGGGTGCGGCTGCCCCGTACCTGCTGCGCCTGCCCAACTTCTACg gcctCCTGCCCGTGCACCTGGCCGTGAAGGCGAAGAGCCCGGCCTGCCTGGACCTGCTGGTCAGGAAGGGGGCGGACGTGAACGCCACGGAGATGCAGGGCGGGAGGACCCCGCTGCACCTGGCCGTGGAGATGGAGAACCTCAACATGGCCACCCACCTGGTGAAGAAG CTGGGAGCAGATGTCAACAGCCGGACCTTCGCTGGGAACACCCCCCTGCACCTGGCCGCCGGCCTGGGCTCCCCCACGCTCACCAAGCTGCTCCTCAAAGCAG GGGCAGATGTGCTGAACGAGAACGACGAGCCCATCAGCCCCTCCTCATCGGAGGCAAGCAGCGACACGGATGCCGACCCCGAGGAGCAGGAGGTGagcatggagctgggggagccGTCCCCAGCCACGCCGCGTGGCCCCAGCCCCCATCCCGACcctgaggaggagcaggaggagacaGGGCCCCGACCGCGCCGCTGCCACACGCCGTTGGACCTGACCCGCAGCCAGAAG GTGCGGGACATCCTGCTGCAAGCCTCCCAGCCAGGCCCCAAGGCGGAGCTGACCGCTGCCCCCCGTGCAG GGAACGTCCTGTCCCTGGACAACGACGCGCTGCAGGGCTTGGAGCAGCTGCTGAACCAGGACAGCAGCGGGTCTGACTGGATGGAGCTGGCCAAGcggctggggctctgcagcctgGTGGAGACCTACAAGGACACCCCCTCGCCCAGCGTCAGCCTGCTGCGCAGCTACGAG CTGGCCGGGGGCAGCCtgggagggctgctggaggcGCTGGACTCCATGGGGCTGCGCAAGGCCGTCAGGATGCTGCGCAAAACCGAGGCGCAGGAGAAGCTGCAAAGCACAG AGATCAAGGAGGACAGCGCCTACGGGAGCGAGTcggtggaggaggagcaggtgCCTGCCCTGGCCCTGAAGCCAGGGCCGGTGCCAGCAGGcgagctgccccacagccagcagcagcaggtgcactga
- the NFKB2 gene encoding nuclear factor NF-kappa-B p100 subunit isoform X3 has translation MLGLDGLLRPASSSAAGARPRADMDEHFQPCLDGIDYDDFSFGTHMMEQKEPLMQTVEGPYLIIIEQPKQRGFRFRYGCEGPSHGGLPGASSEKGRKTYPTVKICNYIGMARIEVDLVTHSDPPRVHAHSLVGKQCNEAGNCVAIVGPKDMTAQFSNLGVLHVTKKNMMEIMKEKLKQQKIRNTNSLLTEAELREIELEAKELKKVMDLSIVRLRFTAYLRDSSGNFTLALQPVISDPIHDSKSPGASNLKISRMDKTAGSVRGGDEVYLLCDKVQKDDIEVRFYEDDENGWQAFGDFSPTDVHKQYAIVFRTPPYHKPKIDRPVTVFLQLKRKRGGDVSDSKQFTYYPVVEDKEEVERKRKKVLPQFPQHFGGGSHMGGAGGGAGGFGSGGGGNLSFPYSPGLAYNSIYSTGPHPVGGYQGGVQMKAPSVDGDEGDRQVPTDSVYCKELQKHAQICHLWMLALARRNAHALLDYSVTADPRMLLAVQRHLAASQDENGDTPLHLAIIHEQTAVIKQLIDVVVSIPSPQIINITNNLQQTPLHLAVITKQPQVVQLLLQARADPTLLDRYGNSLLHLALHTGDEEMVRTLLTHLGAAAPYLLRLPNFYGLLPVHLAVKAKSPACLDLLVRKGADVNATEMQGGRTPLHLAVEMENLNMATHLVKKLGADVNSRTFAGNTPLHLAAGLGSPTLTKLLLKAGADVLNENDEPISPSSSEASSDTDADPEEQEVSMELGEPSPATPRGPSPHPDPEEEQEETGPRPRRCHTPLDLTRSQKVRDILLQASQPGPKAELTAAPRAGNVLSLDNDALQGLEQLLNQDSSGSDWMELAKRLGLCSLVETYKDTPSPSVSLLRSYELAGGSLGGLLEALDSMGLRKAVRMLRKTEAQEKLQSTEIKEDSAYGSESVEEEQVPALALKPGPVPAGELPHSQQQQVH, from the exons ATGCTGGGGCTGGACGGGCTGCTGAGGCCTGCCTCTTCCTCCGCG GccggcgcccggccccgcgccgacATGGACGAGCACTTCCAGCCC TGCCTGGATGGGATCGACTACGACGACTTCAGTTTCGGCACCCACATGATGGAGCAGAAGGAGCCCCTGATGCAGACGG TAGAAGGCCCCTACCTGATCATCATCGAGCAGCCGAAGCAG CGGGGTTTCCGATTTCGGTATGGCTGCGAGGGCCCTTCACAcggggggctgccgggagcATCCAGCGAGAAGGGGCGCAAGACGTACCCCACTGTCAAG ATCTGCAACTACATAGGGATGGCCCGGATCGAGGTGGACCTGGTGACACACAGCGACCCTCCCCGCGTCCACGCCCACAGCCTGGTGGGCAAGCAGTGCAACGAGGCCGGCAACTGCGTGGCCATCGTGGGACCCAAGGACATGACCGCGCA GTTCAGCAACCTGGGTGTGCTGCACGTCACCAAGAAGAACATGATGGAGATCATgaaggaaaagctgaagcagcagaagaTTCGCAACACGAATAGCCTGCTGACAg AAGCCGAGCTGCGAGAGATCGAGCTGGAGGCGAAGGAGCTGAAGAAGGTGATGGACCTCAGCATCGTGCGGTTGCGCTTCACCGCCTACCTTCGTGACAGCAGCGGGAACTTCACGCTGGCCCTGCAGCCCGTCATCTCAGACCCCATCCACGacagca AGTCCCCTGGAGCTTCCAACCTGAAGATCTCGCGGATGGATAAGACGGCAGGCTCGGTGCGGGGCGGGGATGAGGTCTACTTGCTGTGCGACAAGGTCCAGAAAG aTGACATTGAGGTGCGCTTCTACGAGGATGATGAGAACGGCTGGCAGGCCTTCGGGGACTTCTCCCCCACGGACGTGCACAAGCAG TACGCCATCGTCTTCCGCACGCCCCCCTACCACAAGCCCAAGATCGACCGTCCCGTCACCGTCTTCCTGCAGCTGAAGCGGAAGCGAGGGGGGGACGTGAGCGACTCGAAGCAGTTCACCTACTACCCCGTGGTGGAAG ataaggaggaggtggagaggaagCGCAAGAAAGTCCTGCCCCAGTTTCCCCAGCACTTCGGTGGGGGCTCGCATATGGGGGGAGccggcggcggtgccgggggctTCGGATCGGGAGGAG GTGGGAACCTCAGCTTCCCCTACTCGCCTGGGCTGGCGTACAACAGCATCTACTCGACCGGCCCGCACCCCGTGGGGGGGTACCAGGGCGGCGTGCAGATGAAGGCCCCCAGCGTGGACGGGGATGAGGGCGACAGGCAGGTGCCTACGGACAGCGTATactgcaaggagctgcagaagcaCG CCCAGATCTGTCACCTGTGGATGCTGGCCCTGGCGCGCCGCAACGCTCACGCCCTGCTCGACTACTCGGTCACCGCAGACCCCCgcatgctgctggctgtccAGAGGCACCTGGCTGCCTCGCAGGACGAGAACGGGGACAC GCCTTTGCACCTTGCTATTATCCACGAGCAGACGGCTGTGATCAAGCAGCTGATCGACGTGGTCGTTAGCATCCCCAGCCCTCAGATCATCAACATCACCAACAACCTGCAGCAG ACGCCGCTGCACTTGGCGGTCATCACCAAGCAGCCCCAGGtggtgcagctcctgctgcaagcCCGCGCAGACCCCACCTTGCTGGACCGCTACGGCAATTCCCTGCTGCACCTGGCGCTCCACACGGGCGATGAAGAGATGGTGAGGACGCTGCTGACCCACCTGGGTGCGGCTGCCCCGTACCTGCTGCGCCTGCCCAACTTCTACg gcctCCTGCCCGTGCACCTGGCCGTGAAGGCGAAGAGCCCGGCCTGCCTGGACCTGCTGGTCAGGAAGGGGGCGGACGTGAACGCCACGGAGATGCAGGGCGGGAGGACCCCGCTGCACCTGGCCGTGGAGATGGAGAACCTCAACATGGCCACCCACCTGGTGAAGAAG CTGGGAGCAGATGTCAACAGCCGGACCTTCGCTGGGAACACCCCCCTGCACCTGGCCGCCGGCCTGGGCTCCCCCACGCTCACCAAGCTGCTCCTCAAAGCAG GGGCAGATGTGCTGAACGAGAACGACGAGCCCATCAGCCCCTCCTCATCGGAGGCAAGCAGCGACACGGATGCCGACCCCGAGGAGCAGGAGGTGagcatggagctgggggagccGTCCCCAGCCACGCCGCGTGGCCCCAGCCCCCATCCCGACcctgaggaggagcaggaggagacaGGGCCCCGACCGCGCCGCTGCCACACGCCGTTGGACCTGACCCGCAGCCAGAAG GTGCGGGACATCCTGCTGCAAGCCTCCCAGCCAGGCCCCAAGGCGGAGCTGACCGCTGCCCCCCGTGCAG GGAACGTCCTGTCCCTGGACAACGACGCGCTGCAGGGCTTGGAGCAGCTGCTGAACCAGGACAGCAGCGGGTCTGACTGGATGGAGCTGGCCAAGcggctggggctctgcagcctgGTGGAGACCTACAAGGACACCCCCTCGCCCAGCGTCAGCCTGCTGCGCAGCTACGAG CTGGCCGGGGGCAGCCtgggagggctgctggaggcGCTGGACTCCATGGGGCTGCGCAAGGCCGTCAGGATGCTGCGCAAAACCGAGGCGCAGGAGAAGCTGCAAAGCACAG AGATCAAGGAGGACAGCGCCTACGGGAGCGAGTcggtggaggaggagcaggtgCCTGCCCTGGCCCTGAAGCCAGGGCCGGTGCCAGCAGGcgagctgccccacagccagcagcagcaggtgcactga